A stretch of Vibrio sp. B1FLJ16 DNA encodes these proteins:
- the pelF gene encoding GT4 family glycosyltransferase PelF, producing MKVSIQNQPKEPVDVCLLLEGTYPYVRGGVSSWVHQIILGLPDVKFYIIFLGGQPGMYKDPAYPLPDNVVGFELHLLLADAKNCNPRLCLGNETHFATLRAFLSYFDNSSTPIPGELLLSVSKILGTPGHLTLEDFLYSRASWDMLTYLYNTYADTESFVDYFWTYRNIYQPLFILSKVSQNLPDAKVFHSVSTGYAGFLGALCHQVTEKPLLLTEHGIYTKERKIDLSQAEWAKNDHAALDISMYKGMDLTQKTWVQFFEQLGLTAYHQADKIIALYEGNRQRQHQDGAPDDRTQVIVNGINVDRFEKAYELRPLHPPLVVGLVGRVVPIKDIKTFIRTIRMAVEVIPDLEGWIIGPAEEDPDYVYECELLIKSLGMGNNIKMLGSQNVAEIMPKIGVMMLTSISEAQPLVLLEAMASGIPCIATEVGACREIIKGAEGEDAALGSAGEIIPIASPQEGVTAITQILADAATWRKTGDVGKKRVARYYNETKMYGAYQKLYQEAINGGDWV from the coding sequence ATGAAAGTATCCATACAGAATCAGCCCAAAGAGCCTGTAGACGTCTGCCTGCTACTTGAGGGCACTTACCCGTATGTACGGGGTGGTGTCTCTAGCTGGGTACACCAGATTATTCTCGGTCTGCCAGACGTTAAATTTTATATTATTTTTCTAGGTGGGCAGCCTGGCATGTACAAAGACCCAGCCTATCCGTTACCAGACAATGTTGTTGGATTTGAACTTCACCTTCTATTAGCAGATGCCAAAAATTGCAACCCCCGACTCTGTTTAGGTAACGAGACACACTTTGCAACATTACGTGCTTTCCTGTCTTATTTTGACAACAGTTCGACGCCCATCCCAGGTGAATTGCTTCTCAGTGTTTCCAAAATACTTGGCACCCCCGGACATCTAACCTTGGAGGACTTTCTTTACAGTCGCGCTTCTTGGGACATGCTGACCTATCTGTATAACACCTATGCTGATACCGAATCGTTCGTTGACTACTTCTGGACCTACCGGAACATTTATCAACCGTTGTTCATTTTATCGAAAGTATCGCAAAACCTGCCGGATGCGAAAGTATTTCACAGTGTTTCAACCGGATACGCTGGCTTTCTTGGCGCACTATGTCACCAAGTCACGGAAAAGCCACTACTTCTTACCGAACACGGAATCTATACCAAGGAGAGAAAAATAGATTTGTCACAGGCAGAGTGGGCAAAAAACGACCACGCGGCACTGGATATATCTATGTATAAAGGGATGGATCTAACGCAAAAGACCTGGGTGCAATTTTTTGAGCAACTCGGACTTACCGCCTATCATCAAGCTGATAAAATCATAGCCCTATATGAAGGGAACCGACAACGGCAACACCAAGATGGCGCACCGGATGATCGCACGCAGGTGATAGTCAATGGCATCAATGTGGATCGTTTTGAAAAAGCTTATGAGCTAAGACCATTACACCCCCCTTTAGTCGTAGGTTTGGTGGGCCGTGTGGTACCAATAAAAGACATTAAAACCTTTATTCGTACCATACGAATGGCGGTGGAAGTAATACCAGACCTGGAAGGCTGGATCATCGGCCCAGCTGAAGAAGATCCAGACTACGTCTACGAATGCGAACTACTAATCAAAAGCTTAGGCATGGGCAACAATATTAAAATGCTCGGCAGTCAAAACGTGGCGGAAATCATGCCGAAAATTGGCGTAATGATGCTGACCTCTATCAGTGAGGCGCAGCCACTGGTACTTCTGGAGGCGATGGCGTCAGGCATCCCCTGTATTGCAACCGAAGTTGGTGCCTGTCGAGAGATAATAAAAGGTGCCGAAGGGGAAGATGCCGCGCTCGGTTCCGCTGGAGAGATCATACCTATCGCTAGCCCTCAGGAAGGAGTCACTGCTATTACTCAAATTCTGGCAGATGCTGCAACGTGGCGAAAAACCGGTGACGTCGGTAAGAAGCGAGTGGCTCGTTATTATAACGAAACCAAAATGTACGGTGCGTATCAAAAGCTGTATCAGGAGGCCATCAATGGCGGGGATTGGGTTTGA
- a CDS encoding HEAT repeat domain-containing protein: protein MKIWLLLSALVLEGLSLSLLIHHSVTTHFESYALASHTMACASLSAACWLMLPANYKYPKESSMGFLFIFNLLLPIIGILGTLGSLMIALHLPRKVSNISWQAHEDNPLPKKLQNTPVEHLGVGALREILLYDSDPERHLLAITAIRNLPNKHAVPLLQLAMKDLSDDVRLQAYASLERIEKEINESISLLRKQFEHKATAQKAYEIAQQYWELCYLGIAEGVLFQHYLKQAEQNLIQANKIQESASSNLLLARVLLKQKRPLDATQILNNAQNQGAITKQVAPYLAEAAYMIGNYREVRKFVTYFPDQQGELLSQIREYWK, encoded by the coding sequence ATGAAAATATGGCTGCTTCTTAGTGCCTTGGTGCTTGAGGGCTTGAGTTTAAGCTTACTAATCCATCACTCTGTTACAACTCATTTTGAGTCATACGCGCTGGCTTCCCACACTATGGCCTGTGCCAGTTTGAGTGCCGCCTGCTGGTTAATGCTGCCAGCTAACTATAAGTACCCTAAAGAAAGTTCGATGGGATTTCTTTTTATTTTTAACTTGTTACTTCCGATTATCGGCATATTGGGAACGCTAGGTTCACTGATGATCGCACTGCATCTGCCACGAAAAGTAAGCAACATCAGCTGGCAAGCGCATGAAGATAATCCATTGCCGAAGAAGCTGCAAAATACCCCTGTCGAACATTTGGGCGTTGGGGCTTTGCGTGAAATTCTACTGTATGACAGCGACCCAGAAAGACATTTACTCGCTATCACGGCGATTCGTAATCTACCCAATAAACACGCCGTCCCCTTGCTGCAGCTTGCGATGAAAGATCTTTCCGACGATGTAAGATTACAGGCTTATGCCTCTCTGGAACGAATAGAGAAGGAAATAAATGAATCGATAAGTTTATTGAGAAAGCAATTTGAGCATAAGGCAACAGCTCAAAAAGCGTATGAGATTGCGCAGCAGTACTGGGAACTTTGTTATCTTGGCATTGCTGAAGGTGTTCTGTTTCAACACTATCTAAAACAGGCCGAACAGAACCTGATTCAGGCCAATAAAATACAAGAATCAGCCTCATCTAACCTTTTGTTAGCGAGAGTTCTTCTTAAGCAGAAGCGCCCGTTAGACGCCACCCAGATACTGAACAACGCCCAGAACCAAGGAGCCATAACAAAACAAGTTGCCCCCTACCTGGCGGAAGCTGCCTATATGATCGGCAATTACCGCGAGGTACGAAAGTTCGTTACTTACTTTCCCGACCAACAAGGTGAATTACTTAGTCAGATAAGAGAGTATTGGAAATGA
- a CDS encoding PelD GGDEF domain-containing protein codes for MSKQNIRLMVRGYQNNSVAWLETLVVTLIVIYIWTQSELLTPPFAEQNFFWPLIGPILIALRYGLAKGFACAVVANIAIAYIMKLDGNFQHFPLSHGIGIVFASVLAGEFQNHWNNTCHRLSIEHQYMRDKLALFTTNYHLLKVSHDQLEQRTAGQNSSLRSSIKALQNIATQYTDHRQENLAEPILNLMSEIGGIEVAGFYQVNGEHINPAAMAVRGEQHLLDLADPMLQEMLDEQKLLSIAKLSEQQEHKSRYQLCIPLVNTNGEIQAAVLAESTKFYMLTPTNIALISVIANYSADLLTDEIIAPTLQQNQRSQFIDYLERARNNNKLYGIDSSLIVYIDIKNKHERALNSVIEHHRGADIYWSCQTTKGQQALVILLPMTTLYGAQQFANRLTEVIPLEIPSVDGNFKIFGPLSVEHNWEDIQQVMAQLGEPYENMAAS; via the coding sequence ATGAGCAAACAGAACATTAGGCTGATGGTAAGAGGATATCAAAACAATAGTGTGGCCTGGCTAGAGACGCTAGTTGTCACGCTGATCGTAATTTATATATGGACTCAATCGGAATTACTGACACCGCCATTCGCAGAGCAGAACTTTTTCTGGCCATTGATTGGTCCGATACTGATTGCATTACGTTATGGGCTCGCCAAGGGATTCGCCTGCGCAGTCGTAGCCAACATTGCCATCGCTTATATCATGAAGTTAGACGGCAATTTCCAACACTTTCCGCTCTCTCATGGAATCGGTATTGTCTTCGCTTCCGTTTTGGCTGGTGAATTTCAAAATCACTGGAACAACACCTGCCATCGATTATCGATAGAGCATCAGTATATGCGCGATAAGCTAGCCCTATTCACCACAAACTACCACTTGCTTAAAGTGTCACATGATCAGCTCGAACAGCGCACAGCCGGTCAAAACAGCAGTCTTCGATCCAGTATTAAAGCCCTGCAAAATATTGCAACCCAGTATACTGATCATCGCCAGGAAAACCTTGCTGAGCCTATCCTCAACTTAATGTCGGAAATTGGTGGTATAGAAGTGGCCGGGTTTTACCAGGTTAATGGGGAACATATTAACCCCGCCGCGATGGCGGTACGCGGCGAACAGCATCTGTTAGACCTCGCGGACCCTATGCTGCAAGAAATGCTGGATGAGCAGAAGCTGCTTTCTATTGCAAAATTATCTGAACAACAGGAGCATAAGTCTCGCTACCAACTCTGCATTCCACTAGTTAATACTAATGGCGAAATCCAGGCTGCTGTTCTGGCAGAAAGCACCAAATTTTACATGCTCACTCCGACCAATATTGCTTTAATCTCCGTCATTGCCAACTATTCTGCTGACCTGCTGACCGACGAGATCATAGCGCCGACTCTGCAACAAAATCAGAGGTCGCAATTCATCGACTACCTGGAACGAGCCAGAAATAACAACAAACTTTACGGAATAGACAGCTCACTCATCGTCTATATCGATATCAAAAACAAGCATGAACGAGCACTCAACTCAGTAATCGAGCATCATCGTGGGGCAGATATTTACTGGTCCTGTCAGACCACCAAAGGCCAGCAAGCACTTGTCATCTTGCTTCCGATGACAACCTTGTATGGAGCGCAGCAGTTTGCCAATCGCCTCACCGAAGTGATTCCGCTAGAAATACCGTCCGTTGACGGCAATTTCAAGATCTTTGGCCCGTTGTCAGTAGAACACAATTGGGAGGACATTCAACAGGTTATGGCGCAACTAGGAGAACCCTATGAAAATATGGCTGCTTCTTAG